The DNA region AACAAGGATGATGTCTCGTACCTCCAAACAGTAAGGTCATCTAAAtccatatcatcttcaattatgatggCTGCTATTtctgttggtcccggtggtaacggtgtgagtctagaagggggggttgaatagactcacaaggggtttttcaaaactttttcaaaagagTTATATCGCAGCGGAAAGATTATGTCAAATtttagcttcactttgcacttaggattttctTATAAAAGGTATACGTTTGAGTTTATGTGAGATATGTAATGCAATGCGTAAATGtaaagagatagagagagagagagagagagatttttatagtggtttggctgttaactaagcctactctaCTCTTCTTCACagctcgtgaaggtttgcactatattccccgtaatagtacaaactccgttacaacaagctcctttgatcacttagCCCGGCAGctttgttgttgtaggtttttcaacttcttcccagtttactccgcctcttcctACTTcccttgtagagatggttgaaaggttgtgatctttctccaacttgaaattctcgtgattagtttccttgatgagcttcttaatcacacaagaacttcTTTTATCTAAATATCACTTGAatgcttttgaatatttttatcacACTGAGAGCAGTTTGCTTGCTAGACAATATTTCGctttttttttcaaccttgtcaaagtgagatgggacaagggtatttataggtggaatttcagatccgttggagggaatgtgaaattcaaacctattgtccagtgtgtaatatccaatgggtaaggTTTTcacctttttcagaatgtcagtactttctagccgtttgttcacttttgtgcaaggacaatttgtcttttgtcccacaaaaaggtgacaatcattaaatgctcattgggatcgttgcataggacccgatttgacattcagttatacccattctcaaggcagtagataagacaacttatcagataatatctttgccttggttgtgcaagagaatgattgaccttatcattcctCTTAATCTCCTCGAGACAATCACAGTTTGATTGCTCGGTCATAAGAGCTTAGCCCTTCCATCCTTCGGCCTGTAATcctagtcttcggttcttcaagcCTTCAACACTTCGgttcttcaaatcttcaactcttcggttCAAGGCTTCGATGTTAGTGACTTGAATCATTTTTATGAGAGATATCTCAATGATGATTCGTTACTAAGGATTCGGTCAACCTATAAGACTAAGATATGAAAACAAAAACCTATtctaaaagacaaaagaaaagttgggggtctcctcgggtagttggtatcatcaaaatcaacaattcggggttcctaacaatttcacCCAAGGCTGATTGTGGGAGGATGTGTTGGAACTGATCCCATTTCCATCCACTCCTACTACACCAGTAGGACCTAATTGATCTATATCAGTCTGGGAGGTGAACAAATGATGTTGACTTGTCAATAAGAAGCCCGTCACTTACCCATCTGTCTCCCTAAAATGCGGTTTTAGAACCATTCCTTACTAGCTTTGCACTGCCCTTTAATAAAATAGGGACTGATCTCAGGATTCCTTTCCAGACCACTGACATATTTGTTTTCGGTCTCCATGTAGTGCAGTCTGTGCCCATAATCCATTCTCATTTTGCGAAAGACGCCATCCGAATTTGGCCAAAAACGCCTCGTTCATCAAGTCTAATCTACGGAGACCTAGACCTCCATCAGGTTTGTTCATGGTAACTGTCTGCCAGTTAACAAGATGGCATTTTCTTATGTCCTGTGAGCTTCCCCATAGAAAGTTTTTGATCAACTGCTCCATTGCCTTGGTTACCCCGACTGGTAGTAGCGTCGTTTGCATAGCATAATAGGGAATGGCGGACAATACAGATTGGGCGAGAACAAGCCTTCCCGCGAAAGAAAGGGTTTTTGTCATCCAGCCCGTTAGTCTGCTCTGCATTCTCTCGATCAGGCTCGCGAACGAGTCTTTCTTTAGCCTTCCATGAATTGATGGGATGCCCAAGTACTTTCCTAGGTCACTCACCCTTGGAATTCCAGTCATATCTGCCATCTGCTGTTGTAAGTCAGCTTGTGTGTTTTTGGAGAAATATAGCGATGACTTCTGGACGTTGACACTCTGGCCAGAATGTTCGCAAAAGGCTCTTAAGCAGTTGATCATTTCCTCTGCTTGCTCAATGGATGCTTCTCCAAACAGTACcatatcatctgcaaaaaacaGATGAGACAAATGAGGTCCATGATTTGTTAATCTGATGCATTTCCATCTTCCCAAGTTCACAGATTTTAAGATTAGATGACTAAGTTTTTcaatgcataaaacaaaaagTAGAGGAGAAATAGGATCTCCCTGTCTAATTCCTCTTCTAGGTCTGAACCAATCTGATTGTTGTCCGCTCCAGTTGATCGCTAGTCTAGACGTCGAGATGCAACTCCTTATATTCCTTTTCCATATTGTATTGAAGCCAATATCTGAAAGAATATCTTCAATAAATTCCCAGGAGAGCTTGTCATACGCCTTTTTCCAAATCTACCTTCATTATCATCCACCCTACTTGACCTTTCTTGGTTCGCATGTAATTAAGCACCTCCTGAAAAACAATGATATTGTCCGCAATTTGCCTTCCTGGTACAAAGCTTGTTTGATGTTCTCCAACTCGCTTGTTAGAAATGTCTTTCAACCGAGTTGTCATTGCCTTTGTAATTATTTTGTATGATACATTGCAGAGGCCAATTGGTCGCAGTTGCTTGATGGATTCTGGAGTTGCAACTTTTGGTATGAGGGTGATGACTGTGTCATTCGTTCCTGGAGGGAGGATACCTGTTAAGAAGAATTCAGAAGCAAAACTTAATAACTCCTTACCCACCACAGTCCAAGCTTTCTGATAAAAGCCGACCGTAAATCCGTCGGGGCCCGGGGCTTTGCAAGGGTCCATCTCAAACAGGGCATGTTTAATTTTATCTGGTTCAAAAGGTCGATTTACTTCCCTCCAAGCATCTTCTGTCAGTTTGGGAAATGAGCCGTGAATTAGGGGCTGTGAGCTGCTGTTGCGATTCTCCGAGAACAGTTGGATGAAATAATCACGGATGTGAATTCTGATCATACTGTCATCCGTCAGCCAATCTCCATTATCAATCCTGAGTTTATCAACCCTAGTTTGGTATTTGTTTACTAAGGTGGCCGTGTGGTAGTAGCGGGTGTTACGGTCCCCGGATGAAATCCATTGCTCTCTAGAGCGTTGGAACCAGATAATTTCCTCTTGTGTAAGAGTTTCGTCAAGTTCGTCTCTTAACCTCTTCTCTAATCTGATAAGGTTTTGGGTAGCTTGATGGGTGAGGCAATTTTGTATCCCTTTGAGTCTTGCTAGGAGGCGTCTTTTCCTTTGAAACACATTTCCAAAAGTATTTACGTTTCATGCCTTCAAGGCTTCTGCTACTGATCTCTTATTTGATTCTAAATCTCTCTCTGAGCTCCATGCTTGCTGAATACACCTCAGGAAATTCTTATGAGTTGCCCATACCAAATTGAATCTGAAATTATTTGTACTTCTAACTCTCACTTGAGGCAAGGTTGTTATCACTAGTGGTGCATGATCCGAATTGGCTATTGGTAGGTGTTCTACTTCGGTGTCTGGGAACCTTAATCTCCATTCGGCATTGCTCAAGGCTCTATCTAACCGTGCTCCATTTAATGTTGAAGTATTGACTCATCTCATCCATGTGAACATTGAACCTTTGAAGCCTAAATCTATTAGGCCTTCCCTGAATATCCAGTCCCTAAAATCTGTGCATCTGGCCGAGTTAAAATTCTCCCTGTTGCGCACTTCATCAATGTTAAGAACAGAATTGAAATCCCCGCAAGCTAGCCAGTGAGTTTGGGGCGGAAAGACCTGCGAGGAAAGGTTAGAAAACAAATTTTTCCGCAGGGATAGGTTCGGGCTCCCATACACTGCTGTCAATATCCATGGTGTTGAGTTATGCTCTATCACCTGCAGAGTAATAAATTGTGGGTGTGTGCTTAGGACTTGAACCCTCAATGGTAGTTTCCAAAAGACCCAAATACCACCCGAAAATCCAACCGCTTCAACCCTTACCCATTCGTCAAAACCAAGACTAAAACAAATAGAATTGGCTTGGTCGCCCGAAACTTTTGGTTCGAGCATGCAGATAATTTCTTGAGAATAGTCTCTACAATGTAATTTAAGGGTGCGCCTGAAAGCCCTAGAAGTGGCACCCTGACAATTCCAAATTAATACTATCATTAAAAACAACAGAAAGCAAGAAATGTGCACACTTGCACAAGAAAACTCACAGCACGGGGCCACTCTGGCCCAACTGTCCAGTGTCATCATCCATAGCGGAGTCCTCAGCACCAAGACTGCCAGTAAAGACTCTTGCAAGGTTGGGTGGCTCACCAAGTAAATCATAATCAACCTCTGTTCGATTCGATGATTCCGGATGGTCGTATTGGTGATGAACCACCATGGTCGTAACCTGCTTCCCATTCCTTGAGCCCCTGACTACTGTGTGTTCTGTCTCAGCAGCGGCCCGTCTAGGAGGTCCTCCTCTGCCACCCCTACCTCTATATGCACCATGGCCGTTGTGTTGGGCTTGACTCCCCGGGGCTTGTTGAGGAATTGACCCATGGATCTCCTGTGTTTGAGTATGTGGGGTGGTGCGAATGGCTGGTAATTAAGTTCCTGGCTGTTGGTGTTGGCATATTGCCGTCATGTGAGGGGACCATTTCGGTGTCGGTTAGGTGTTCCAAGGCGGCATACTGGGAGCCGGTTTCCATTGCCGTTGAGTTGGTTTTCCTCGCTGGGTTTTGATTCCTTCCTCTGTCTGGCTGCCCCTGGGATTGGTTATCCGGCCTCCTCTGCCCTTTTCTATCCTTCCTCGTCACCAACATCCAAGCCCCGAAGTTTTCCTTGTAATTGCGGGCTGGAGTGGTGGTTCGTTGCGTCGCCGGCTGTGTTTTCGTTGCTTGTTGATCACCAGACTGACCGTCACTGGGAGGTTGCTCCTCTACAACGTTCGCCTCCCTGTTCTCTTCGTTGCCACATTGCCCTAACTTATGCCCATAGATTCCGCATTTGAAGCAAACCATATGGATGCCCTCATATTCGATCGGCCGTACCTCTTCAGCTAGTGTAAATTTCGACAGTAAGGGTTTAGACATATCCAATTCAACACAGATCCTAGCAAACTTCCCCTTTGAGACCAAGCTAGTCGTGTAATCGACTTTAACTGGGCGGTCAACTTCTTTGCCGATTTTCATCATGAAATCTTCTTCGAAATACTCAATCGGCAAAGAGGGAAATCTCATCCAGACTAAGAGCTTAATCAACTTGTTCTTCCATGGTATGAAGTTAGGAACCCATTCTTGTACCGTTAGATAGTGCCCTAGGATGATCCAAGGTCCATCGTATTTTGTGAATTCGTAATCCCGTAGGGATTCGAATTTAGCGAGGAAGAAGTCTTGGTCGAGTGTGATTAGGTCGAAGCTTGCTTCTGGCTTCCACATCCTCTGTAATCTGTTCATCAAGAACGAATAACCCACCTTTCTTCCCAATAGCTTGATGATGAGAGTCCGTCGCCATGGCCGGCGTAGCCTCTCTTTCTCTTCCTTAGAAACTCGGATTATTGGACAGTTTGGATCTGCTCTTTCGTCTCCTATTTCTTCATCGTCTGACaccatttctttctcaaagggATCTTTGTTGGTCTTTCTTCCCCAGGCTGTATTGGGTGTTTCGACAAGCGTTTGCCACCTGGTGGATTCTAGTGATTTTAGGTCGGCCAGCGTGGTGATTTCTTACCCAGTATCTGCGGCTTGGTTCTGATTTGATTTCTCCGTTGTGTCCCTAAGTAATTTCGTTTTCTTTGTGCTGCGTTGGAGTAAGTCCTCGTCCTCCGGCGACCGAGTGGTCGCCGCCGGCGAGTTTGTCTCAACGAGAGAGTCTTCCGCCATTCCCTTAgtacatttgatttatttaaattcaaatgttttaacATCATGTGTTGTATCTAATAACAcaatgtttttaaatattttttggccaaatattgtgacgatcaatataaacaaacaattcaatattgcaagagaacaaatattatatttcgcAATAAATTTTGAGGATTAATGCTTTAttctatcattttatttttaaatcttttcaacaataaaattatttaaaatttatgccATGCATCACACGggtggaatatatatatatatatatatatatatatatatatatatatatatatatatatatatatatatatatatatatatatatatatatatatatatatatatNNNNNNNNNNNNNNNNNNNNNNNNNNNNNNNNNNNNNNNNNNNNNNNNNNNNNNNNNNNNNNNNNNNNNNNNNNNNNNNNNNNNNNNNNNNNNNNNNNNNNNNNNNNNNNNNNNNNNNNNNNNNNNNNNNNNNNNNNNNNNNNNNNNNNNNNNNNNNNNNNNNNNNNNNNNNNNNNNNNNNNNNNNNNNNNNNNNNNNNNNNNNNNNNNNNNNNNNNNNNNNNNNNNNNNNNNNNNNNNNNNNNNNNNNNNNNNNNNNNNNNNNNNNNNNNNNtatatatatatatatatatatatatatatatatatatatatatatatatatatatatatatatatatatatatatatatatatatatatatatatatattgctatcCTTTTTATAGtgagtaaataataatttggtaATTTTAATGGTAACAAATttcatataaaatgaaaatatgtattctaataaaataaaatacaaatttcatGTTCGAAATTGATATGTAGTATTTATTCTGATTAGATAGAATTGAAGTGTTCTATTTAATTGAATATCTTCATATTGTAGAtgtctttaaatttatttattttgtatttcagttgaaaatttttaatattgaaataattttattttattcgaatttaattgtatatattttcaatcttatatttaaattacagtaaagattaatatttgtattgatttaagcttaaaataatgataatgatatatattcataatatagtAATGATTTATGTTCAAAATAccataaaataactaaaattatatttaataatgaattGTACTAAAAATAATAGTGATAATTCATTgttttaaggcaaaaacttgtgtgagaccgtctcaccatgagacgagtcgggtcgggtcgggtcaagatgcaaatgtaacacttatatgcacaaatgccatacttatatgctcaaatgtaatactaatcaagaataaaatttttgttacttattacggtaaatgtaatacttttaagggaaaatacaatacttttacatttcgatttaaaagtatcacatttttcctcaaaagtattatatttgcccttataagtgagaggtacttgtcaacattacttattatgaaaaatgtattagtttttctcttataagtaacaaaaattgtatttttgattagtgttatatttgagcatataagtgtgagatttgcacatataagtatgacatttgcatggtgctttgacccgacccgacccgacccgtctcacgaataaggatccgtgagacgatctcacacaagtgtgacccttgtttTAATGGTTTATGTTCAATATAGTTATGGACTTCAAGGGTGCTGGCTCTCAGTCTGGCCCTCTACTTTGTGACCTTGTACCACATTCTTGTCAAAACAAAAATACACAGTTATATATGGACTATATTAATTCAtacaaatttgataattaaattctttCCATTTGTACATGCAGTTTCGTTAAttatacttaataaaataagaaatatgatgtatactattaataaaaatcaaatcctccattttaacttttcacccaaaacactcatatactattatgggctgtttggttcacggaataagtagggaatggcatagcattcccagtaataaccTATTCCGTCGTTTGGTTCGCAgttgtattcccaggaacaatgttcctgggaatgagctattacccttggTATTAacagggtaatagctattaccagggccccctggtattaacctattcctgagagctcaggaataggtattttttattatttttttttacccttATTTAAACCTAAAAATTTTTACGCTCATTTTTTTCCAGATTCAATTCATCGCATCATCTCTCTGTCACACACCTAAACCTAAAACTCATCGCATCACCGATCACCTCTCTGTCATCGCACATATCTCCTCCGCCATTGCAAATTGATATTCTTCTTCGAGGTATTCTTCTTaccattttttgttttataaattattttatatatgtatgtatatttaaaatatatatatatataatcagtgTTGCGGCTGCGACATGATCCCGCAACAGTGCTGCGGGCTGCGCCGCGGTGCCGCAGCCCGCAGCCGCAGCAGTAtgtaaattacaatttacatactgccCGCAGcagtatgtatatgtaatttgtaaattacatATTACATACTGCTGCGGATGTGGCACACAGC from Ipomoea triloba cultivar NCNSP0323 chromosome 6, ASM357664v1 includes:
- the LOC116022464 gene encoding uncharacterized protein LOC116022464; protein product: MVSDDEEIGDERADPNCPIIRVSKEEKERLRRPWRRTLIIKLLGRKVGYSFLMNRLQRMWKPEASFDLITLDQDFFLAKFESLRDYEFTKYDGPWIILGHYLTVQEWVPNFIPWKNKLIKLLVWMRFPSLPIEYFEEDFMMKIGKEVDRPVKVDYTTSLVSKGKFARICVELDMSKPLLSKFTLAEEVRPIEYEGIHMVCFKCGIYGHKLGQCGNEENREANVVEEQPPSDGQSGDQQATKTQPATQRTTTPARNYKENFGAWMLVTRKDRKGQRRPDNQSQGQPDRGRNQNPARKTNSTAMETGSQYAALEHLTDTEMVPSHDGNMPTPTARNLITSHSHHPTYSNTGDPWVNSSTSPGESSPTQRPWCI